From Novosphingobium resinovorum, the proteins below share one genomic window:
- a CDS encoding TetR/AcrR family transcriptional regulator, translating into MEARTRRRVRDPIATRETILEAASNLLAKDGLEGVSLSAVAHLAAVNRGTAYQHFETREKLIEATIQWVSDKLFRAVFGDPETIGDRRVEEVDTAALTDRLCDFAMENPEICRVWLQQVLASPDPSQDPFWREYAGSLQRFADTKLAMPGIDAEVFSVMNLAGVFFWPIFARAHAANEEERNALTKRFSHEILRLSMYGSMNASRFPEVAARLAAEDGAA; encoded by the coding sequence ATGGAAGCGAGGACCAGGCGCAGGGTCAGAGACCCGATCGCGACGCGCGAGACGATCCTCGAGGCGGCCAGCAACCTGCTGGCAAAGGACGGGCTTGAGGGGGTCAGCCTTTCTGCGGTGGCGCATCTGGCGGCCGTCAACCGGGGCACTGCCTACCAGCACTTCGAAACGCGTGAGAAGCTGATCGAGGCGACGATTCAGTGGGTCTCCGACAAGCTGTTCCGCGCCGTGTTCGGCGATCCCGAGACGATCGGCGATCGCCGCGTCGAGGAAGTTGACACCGCCGCGCTCACCGACCGCCTGTGCGATTTCGCCATGGAGAACCCGGAAATCTGCCGCGTCTGGCTGCAGCAGGTGCTGGCCTCGCCCGACCCCAGCCAGGACCCGTTCTGGCGCGAGTATGCGGGATCGCTGCAGCGCTTTGCCGATACCAAGCTGGCGATGCCGGGGATTGATGCCGAGGTGTTCTCGGTGATGAACCTTGCCGGCGTGTTCTTCTGGCCGATCTTCGCGCGCGCCCATGCCGCGAACGAGGAGGAGCGCAATGCCCTCACCAAGCGCTTCAGCCATGAGATTCTGCGCCTCTCGATGTACGGCTCGATGAACGCCTCGCGCTTTCCCGAAGTGGCGGCGCGGCTGGCGGCGGAGGATGGGGCTGCGTAG
- a CDS encoding 3'(2'),5'-bisphosphate nucleotidase CysQ, which yields MSYTDGDLAAKLADEAGKILLSVRGSGLFGGKALGKAGDQTANQFLCHALREQRPEDGLLSEEEKDNAERLAMSRVWIVDPVDGTREYGEERADWAVHVGLAVDGVPVLGAVALPGADLVLRSDQPGEVPPAPEKLRMVVSRTRPAKEATSVAETIGAELVPMGSAGAKAMAILLGQADIYLHSGGQYEWDSCAPAAVALGWGLHVSRIDGSPLVYNREDVYMPDLLICRKEHADMVLREVAALV from the coding sequence ATGTCCTATACCGACGGCGATCTCGCGGCGAAGCTGGCGGACGAAGCGGGCAAGATCCTCCTCAGCGTGCGTGGCTCCGGCCTGTTCGGCGGGAAAGCACTGGGCAAGGCGGGCGACCAGACCGCCAACCAGTTCCTCTGCCACGCCCTGCGTGAGCAGCGTCCCGAGGACGGCCTGCTCTCCGAGGAGGAGAAGGACAACGCCGAGCGCCTGGCCATGAGCCGCGTATGGATCGTGGACCCCGTGGACGGCACCCGCGAATACGGCGAGGAGCGCGCCGACTGGGCGGTCCATGTCGGCCTTGCGGTGGACGGCGTGCCGGTGCTGGGCGCAGTGGCGCTGCCGGGCGCCGACCTCGTGCTGCGTTCGGACCAGCCGGGCGAGGTTCCGCCCGCGCCGGAAAAGCTGCGCATGGTCGTGAGCCGCACCCGGCCCGCGAAAGAGGCTACCAGCGTGGCGGAGACGATCGGTGCCGAACTGGTGCCGATGGGTTCGGCCGGGGCCAAGGCAATGGCTATCCTGCTCGGGCAGGCGGACATCTACCTGCACTCGGGCGGGCAGTACGAGTGGGACAGCTGCGCGCCTGCGGCTGTCGCCCTCGGCTGGGGGCTGCATGTCTCGCGGATCGACGGTTCGCCTTTGGTCTACAACCGCGAGGACGTCTACATGCCCGACCTGCTGATCTGCCGGAAGGAACACGCTGACATGGTGCTGCGCGAGGTCGCGGCGTTGGTTTGA
- the cysN gene encoding sulfate adenylyltransferase subunit CysN translates to MADIDTKEAVYVTDKLIAEDIDAYLVQHEHKTMLRFITCGSVDDGKSTLIGRLLYDSKMIFEDQLDALTADSKKVGTQGQEIDFALLVDGLAAEREQGITIDVAYRFFNTEKRKFIVADCPGHEQYTRNMVTGASTADLAVILIDARKGVLVQTRRHSYLCHLIGIKNIVLAVNKMDLVDYDQAVFDGIVKDYAEFARSIGIDSFTAMPISGFKGDNITTPSANTPWYKGPTLVEHLETVEVLSSVDADKPFRLPVQWVNRPNLDFRGFSGLIATGSVKPGDKIRVLPSGKTSAITRVVTYDGDLDEAVAGQSVTVCFEDEIDCSRGSVISVADNPPQTADQFESTIVWLADEALIPGRAYWLKLGTQQVSATVAEPKYTVNVNTMEHMAAKTLDLNAIGVAELTTDKQVVFEPYAENRTLGGFILIDKMTNATVAAGMLNFSLRRSQNVHWQAVDIDRKQHAGLKNQKPAVLWFTGLSGSGKSTIANMVEKKLHRMNRHTFLLDGDNVRHGLNKDLGFTEADRIENIRRVGEVSKLMTDAGLIVITAFISPFQADREMVRAMLPEGEFIEVFIDTPLKVAEARDVKGLYKKARSGELKNFTGIDSPYEAPRNPEVRIDTTVISPEEAAELIVNTLLGDA, encoded by the coding sequence ATGGCCGATATCGACACCAAGGAAGCGGTCTACGTCACCGACAAGCTCATCGCCGAGGACATCGACGCCTACCTCGTCCAGCACGAGCACAAGACGATGCTGCGCTTCATCACCTGCGGCAGCGTCGACGACGGCAAGTCCACCCTGATCGGGCGCCTGCTCTACGATTCGAAGATGATCTTCGAGGACCAGCTCGACGCGCTCACCGCCGACTCCAAGAAGGTCGGCACGCAGGGGCAGGAGATCGACTTCGCGCTCCTCGTCGACGGCCTCGCCGCCGAGCGCGAGCAGGGCATCACCATCGACGTGGCCTACCGCTTCTTCAACACCGAGAAGCGTAAGTTCATCGTCGCCGACTGCCCCGGCCACGAACAGTACACCCGCAACATGGTGACGGGCGCCTCGACCGCCGACCTCGCGGTGATCCTGATCGATGCGCGCAAGGGCGTGCTGGTGCAGACGCGCCGCCATTCGTACTTGTGCCACCTGATCGGCATCAAGAACATTGTGCTGGCGGTGAACAAGATGGACCTCGTCGACTACGACCAGGCCGTGTTCGACGGCATCGTCAAGGACTACGCCGAGTTCGCCAGGTCGATCGGGATCGACAGCTTCACCGCGATGCCGATCTCCGGCTTCAAGGGCGACAACATCACCACGCCTTCGGCCAATACGCCCTGGTACAAGGGGCCGACGCTGGTGGAGCACCTCGAAACCGTCGAGGTTCTCTCCTCGGTCGATGCCGACAAGCCGTTCCGCCTGCCGGTGCAGTGGGTGAACCGTCCCAACCTCGACTTCCGCGGCTTCTCGGGCCTCATCGCCACCGGCAGCGTCAAGCCGGGCGACAAGATCCGCGTACTGCCCTCGGGCAAGACCAGCGCGATCACCCGCGTCGTTACCTATGACGGCGATCTCGACGAAGCCGTTGCCGGCCAGTCGGTTACGGTGTGTTTCGAAGATGAAATCGACTGCTCGCGCGGCTCGGTCATCTCGGTCGCCGACAATCCGCCGCAGACCGCCGACCAGTTCGAATCGACGATCGTGTGGCTGGCCGACGAGGCGCTGATCCCTGGCCGCGCCTATTGGCTCAAGCTGGGCACGCAGCAGGTCTCCGCGACCGTGGCCGAGCCCAAGTACACGGTCAACGTCAACACCATGGAGCACATGGCGGCCAAGACGCTGGACCTCAACGCCATCGGCGTGGCGGAACTGACCACCGACAAGCAGGTCGTCTTCGAGCCTTATGCCGAGAACCGCACGCTCGGCGGCTTCATTCTGATCGACAAGATGACCAACGCCACCGTCGCGGCGGGCATGCTCAACTTCTCGCTGCGCCGTTCGCAGAACGTCCACTGGCAGGCCGTCGACATCGACCGCAAGCAGCATGCGGGGCTCAAGAACCAGAAGCCCGCCGTGCTGTGGTTCACCGGTCTTTCGGGTTCGGGCAAGTCCACGATCGCCAACATGGTCGAGAAGAAGCTGCACCGGATGAACCGGCACACCTTCCTGCTCGACGGGGACAACGTGCGCCACGGTCTGAACAAGGATCTGGGCTTCACCGAGGCCGACCGCATCGAGAACATCCGCCGCGTGGGCGAAGTCTCGAAGCTGATGACCGACGCAGGGCTGATCGTCATCACCGCGTTCATCTCGCCGTTCCAGGCGGACCGCGAGATGGTGCGCGCGATGCTGCCCGAGGGTGAATTCATCGAGGTGTTCATCGACACCCCGCTGAAGGTTGCCGAGGCGCGCGACGTCAAGGGCCTCTACAAGAAGGCGCGTTCCGGTGAGCTGAAGAACTTCACCGGCATCGACAGTCCCTACGAAGCGCCGCGCAATCCCGAGGTGCGGATCGACACGACGGTCATCTCGCCCGAGGAAGCGGCCGAACTCATCGTCAACACCCTGCTGGGAGACGCCTGA